A stretch of the Flavobacterium aquiphilum genome encodes the following:
- a CDS encoding AAA family ATPase: MSDVAAIQNLVEKRNELKKEIAKIIVGQEEVVDQILLCIFSGGHALLVGVPGLAKTLLVNTLAKALGLDFKRIQFTPDLMPSDILGSEILDENRQFKFIKGPLFSNIILADEINRTPPKTQSALLEAMQERSVTIAGVNHKLSLPYFVLATQNPIEQEGTYPLPEAQLDRFMFAIKLEYPSFEEEVQVVKRTTADADTKVNALFTAQEIIDFQHLIRRIPVADNVVEYAVTLVSKTRPDNALSNGFVKNYLDWGAGPRASQNLILAAKAHAAFHGKFSPDIEDVKAVATGILRHRIIKNYKADAEGISEEMIIDKLI; this comes from the coding sequence ATGTCGGATGTAGCAGCGATACAAAATTTAGTTGAAAAACGTAACGAATTAAAAAAAGAAATAGCCAAAATTATAGTTGGTCAGGAAGAAGTCGTTGATCAGATTTTGCTTTGTATCTTTTCAGGAGGTCACGCGCTGTTGGTTGGGGTTCCTGGATTGGCCAAAACATTATTGGTGAATACTTTGGCCAAAGCGTTGGGGTTGGATTTTAAAAGAATTCAATTTACGCCGGATTTAATGCCATCGGATATATTAGGGAGTGAAATATTAGATGAAAACAGACAATTTAAATTTATAAAAGGGCCATTGTTTTCTAATATTATTTTGGCTGATGAGATAAACAGGACTCCGCCAAAAACACAGTCGGCTTTATTGGAAGCGATGCAGGAAAGATCGGTTACTATTGCGGGAGTGAATCATAAGTTGAGTTTGCCGTATTTTGTGTTGGCAACTCAAAATCCTATAGAACAAGAAGGAACCTACCCTTTGCCTGAAGCGCAATTAGACCGATTTATGTTTGCTATAAAACTGGAATACCCTTCGTTTGAGGAGGAAGTTCAAGTGGTAAAACGCACAACTGCAGATGCTGACACAAAGGTAAATGCATTGTTTACAGCTCAAGAAATTATCGATTTCCAACATTTGATTCGTCGCATTCCTGTTGCGGATAATGTGGTGGAATATGCTGTGACACTGGTAAGTAAAACGCGTCCGGATAATGCGCTTTCTAATGGATTTGTGAAAAACTATTTGGATTGGGGTGCAGGGCCAAGGGCTTCGCAGAATTTAATTTTGGCAGCAAAAGCCCATGCTGCTTTTCACGGTAAATTTTCACCTGATATAGAAGATGTGAAAGCAGTCGCAACCGGAATATTACGACACCGAATCATTAAAAACTACAAAGCTGACGCCGAAGGGATTTCTGAGGAAATGATAATTGATAAGCTGATTTAA
- a CDS encoding peptidylprolyl isomerase encodes MPLKNAQMKSMTNRVVLTFFLLFSALTFVNAQEIIKDNAVADTKQVAPSGKKLKVDGVVATVGDYMILDSDIDKGFLEITANGGSTKDITRCQILGKLLEDKLYAHQAVQDSIIVSDSEVKGMMDERLNYMLEQIGGMDKLVKYYQKNSEEEFRTYFFDVLKEQKLTSEMQKKIVEKVEITPEEVREFFKKIPAADLPVFGAELEVAQIVVKPKVTEADKKKVIDKLNAWRKECLEGASFATKAVLYSEDPGSSKNGGYYKMTRKTPFVKEFKDVAFSLAEGEISEPFETIYGFHIIYVEKIKGQEIELRHILISPEVSKESLQEANDKITLIRKKILDKEITFAEAARTMSDEKETRANGGTLVNPKTQDTRFELTNMDPSIYSQVSNLKDNEISTPFLENVQGKKDYKIMIVTNRIDSHTADYAKDYIKIKDLALKDKQFKAIGKWFDTKIKDTYIKIVDEYRDCPFTNNWLKK; translated from the coding sequence ATGCCTTTAAAAAATGCACAAATGAAATCCATGACTAATAGAGTTGTGTTAACTTTTTTTCTTTTGTTTTCTGCTTTAACCTTTGTAAATGCACAGGAAATTATAAAAGATAATGCTGTTGCTGATACAAAACAGGTGGCACCTTCCGGAAAAAAATTGAAGGTTGATGGAGTTGTTGCAACTGTTGGGGATTACATGATTTTGGATTCTGATATTGATAAAGGCTTTTTGGAAATTACAGCAAATGGAGGATCTACAAAAGATATAACGAGATGTCAGATTTTAGGGAAATTGTTGGAGGATAAATTATACGCGCATCAGGCGGTTCAGGATAGTATTATAGTTAGTGATTCTGAAGTAAAAGGAATGATGGATGAAAGGTTGAACTATATGCTTGAGCAAATCGGGGGTATGGATAAATTGGTGAAATACTATCAAAAAAATTCGGAAGAAGAATTTAGAACTTACTTCTTTGATGTGTTGAAAGAGCAAAAGCTTACAAGCGAAATGCAAAAGAAAATTGTTGAAAAAGTTGAAATAACTCCTGAAGAAGTCCGCGAATTTTTTAAAAAAATACCAGCTGCTGATTTGCCAGTTTTTGGTGCAGAATTAGAAGTAGCCCAAATTGTGGTAAAACCTAAGGTTACCGAAGCGGACAAGAAAAAGGTAATTGATAAATTGAACGCTTGGAGGAAAGAATGTCTTGAAGGAGCTAGTTTTGCAACCAAAGCGGTATTGTATTCTGAAGATCCAGGATCCAGTAAAAATGGTGGGTATTATAAAATGACCCGAAAAACACCTTTTGTAAAAGAGTTTAAAGATGTGGCTTTTAGTCTTGCTGAAGGTGAAATTTCTGAACCTTTTGAAACTATTTACGGATTTCATATTATTTATGTTGAAAAAATAAAAGGTCAAGAAATTGAATTAAGACATATCTTGATTTCTCCTGAAGTTAGTAAAGAGTCTTTACAAGAAGCTAATGATAAAATTACACTGATAAGAAAAAAGATTCTTGATAAAGAGATTACTTTTGCGGAAGCGGCAAGAACAATGTCGGACGAAAAAGAAACAAGAGCCAATGGTGGAACTTTGGTGAATCCTAAAACACAAGACACACGATTTGAATTGACTAATATGGATCCTTCCATATATAGCCAGGTTTCTAATTTGAAAGACAACGAAATTTCAACGCCATTTTTGGAAAATGTTCAAGGGAAAAAAGATTATAAAATAATGATAGTTACCAATAGAATTGATTCCCATACTGCTGATTATGCCAAGGATTATATTAAAATTAAAGATTTGGCTTTAAAGGATAAACAATTCAAAGCGATTGGTAAATGGTTTGATACAAAAATAAAAGACACTTATATTAAGATTGTTGACGAATATAGAGATTGTCCTTTTACCAATAATTGGTTAAAAAAATAA